A stretch of the Poseidonibacter antarcticus genome encodes the following:
- the coaD gene encoding pantetheine-phosphate adenylyltransferase: MPKNIKEKECYRRAIYSGTFDPITNGHLDIIRRAANIFDEVIIAVAKSERKKPMFTQEQRVEFTHVATHHLPNVRVEGFDTLLVDLATQLKVNTIIRGLRAVSDFEFELQMGYANASINNKIETLYLMPTLENAFVSSTIVREIIRFDGKFQHLVPKEVVECM, from the coding sequence ATGCCTAAAAATATTAAAGAGAAAGAATGTTATAGAAGAGCCATATATAGTGGTACGTTTGATCCAATTACAAATGGTCATTTAGATATTATTAGACGTGCTGCTAATATATTTGATGAAGTAATTATTGCTGTTGCAAAAAGTGAGAGAAAAAAACCTATGTTCACTCAAGAACAAAGAGTAGAATTTACTCATGTAGCTACACATCATCTTCCAAATGTTAGAGTTGAAGGGTTTGACACGCTTCTAGTTGATTTAGCAACACAATTAAAAGTAAATACTATAATTCGCGGTTTACGAGCAGTTTCAGATTTTGAATTTGAACTGCAAATGGGTTATGCCAATGCTTCTATTAATAATAAAATTGAAACTTTATATCTTATGCCAACACTAGAAAATGCTTTTGTTTCTTCAACAATTGTACGAGAAATAATAAGATTTGATGGTAAGTTCCAACACTTAGTACCTAAAGAAGTTGTAGAATGTATGTAG
- the tmk gene encoding dTMP kinase, whose protein sequence is MYVVVEGIDTAGKSTQLNLLQKKYTNAIFTKEPGGTQIGIKLRQMALNGEAKSKIAEMFLFLADRAEHIEEVIVKNKNKLVISDRSLISGISYASTFPLTKMIELNLLATNNILPSHAILLELTPKELKFRLSQKENDAIELRGIEYLINIQNRMKETILKLGINHLFIDASLKIEEIEKQIEDFLNE, encoded by the coding sequence ATGTATGTAGTTGTTGAAGGTATTGATACAGCTGGAAAATCAACACAATTAAATTTATTACAAAAAAAATATACAAATGCAATTTTTACTAAAGAACCAGGTGGAACACAAATTGGTATAAAATTAAGACAAATGGCCTTAAATGGTGAAGCGAAATCAAAAATTGCTGAGATGTTTTTATTTTTAGCAGATAGAGCTGAGCATATTGAAGAAGTTATTGTTAAAAATAAAAATAAACTTGTAATATCTGATAGATCATTAATATCAGGTATTTCTTATGCTTCAACTTTTCCATTAACAAAAATGATTGAACTTAATTTATTAGCTACTAATAATATATTACCAAGTCACGCAATACTTCTAGAATTAACGCCCAAAGAGTTAAAATTTAGATTATCTCAAAAAGAAAATGATGCAATTGAATTAAGAGGAATTGAATATTTAATAAATATTCAAAATAGAATGAAAGAAACAATACTTAAACTTGGAATAAATCATCTATTTATAGATGCCAGTTTAAAAATAGAAGAAATAGAAAAACAAATAGAGGATTTTTTAAATGAGTAA
- a CDS encoding response regulator transcription factor, whose amino-acid sequence MINILMIEDDPDFSLFLGEYLEKYNIKITNYEDPYLGLSAGISSYDLLILDLTLPGIDGLDVCKEISSKYDIPIIISSARSDITDKIMGLQIGADYYLPKPYDPKEMYAVIQSLLRRVNRVSKVESKSDFILIKSKQEIVFKNNHLVLTQAEYEVLSSLLENKNAIVSREQIVNECSSLSDSYSKSLDVIIGRLRSKLDDNSKNPKYLFSIRNLGYKLAQ is encoded by the coding sequence ATGATTAATATTTTAATGATAGAAGATGATCCTGATTTTTCATTATTTTTAGGGGAATATTTAGAAAAATATAATATTAAAATAACTAACTATGAAGATCCATATTTAGGATTAAGTGCTGGTATATCTTCATATGATTTATTGATACTTGATTTAACTCTTCCTGGAATAGATGGGTTAGATGTTTGTAAAGAAATATCCTCAAAATATGATATCCCAATTATAATTTCAAGTGCTAGAAGTGATATTACAGATAAAATTATGGGTTTACAAATTGGAGCTGATTATTATCTTCCTAAACCTTATGACCCAAAAGAAATGTATGCAGTTATTCAAAGTTTATTAAGACGTGTAAATAGAGTTTCAAAAGTTGAAAGTAAAAGTGATTTTATTCTAATTAAATCTAAACAAGAAATAGTATTTAAGAATAATCATTTAGTATTAACTCAAGCAGAATATGAAGTTTTAAGTTCTCTTCTTGAAAATAAGAATGCAATTGTCTCAAGAGAACAAATTGTAAATGAATGTTCAAGTTTAAGTGATAGCTATAGTAAAAGTTTAGATGTAATTATTGGAAGACTTCGATCTAAATTAGATGATAATTCAAAAAATCCTAAATATTTATTTTCAATTCGTAACTTAGGGTACAAATTAGCACAATGA
- the speA gene encoding biosynthetic arginine decarboxylase, which yields MNNYGIDIWDDGNFLIENGLAKVNYENKPSLLSIVKEVREQDFKGPLLLRFPHITKKQITTLYNTFNASIQEYKYKGTFNAVFPLKVNQLPSFVHPLVQSGKEFNYGLEAGSKAELIIAMTYNNLNAPITVNGFKDKEMIHLAFIAKEKGHNITLIIEGINELETIIEVQKQTSLSSPNIGLRVRLHSGGSGIWAKSGGINSKFGLTSTEILEAYEMIKEHDMINYLTMIHFHIGSAMNSIKPLKKALRESGHIYAELKNLGANNLNAINIGGGLAVEYSAYERSRFYSLQEFASDVIFTLKDIAKQKGVEEPNIFTESGRFISASSSVLITPVLELFSSEYELEHLNLKEKNPPLIEELNALYTDMAKRTSYEYMHDAIDYMESLLTLFDLGYIDLQDRSNAEILTHQIIKQAINKLEVEDYEELKKLDENIQEKYLLNFSMFQSLPDYWGINQEFPIMPLTHLDKKPTRSASLWDITCDSDGELPFDSKKPLYLHDVDLNKEDYFIGFFNVGAYQDTLGMRHNLFSHPTEVNVIFKNGQIVLDKINESQTIIDILEDIDYDTSDIEKRLKENLDINTYKILEKYLNENNYLKTIWSYNDK from the coding sequence TTGAATAATTATGGAATTGATATTTGGGATGATGGAAATTTTTTAATAGAAAATGGATTAGCAAAAGTAAACTATGAAAATAAACCTTCATTATTATCTATTGTAAAAGAAGTGCGAGAACAAGACTTTAAAGGACCACTTCTTTTAAGATTCCCTCACATAACAAAAAAACAAATAACTACTTTATACAATACTTTTAATGCAAGTATCCAAGAGTATAAATATAAAGGAACATTTAATGCAGTGTTTCCTTTAAAGGTAAACCAATTACCCTCTTTTGTTCATCCGCTTGTTCAAAGTGGGAAAGAGTTTAATTATGGTTTAGAAGCAGGAAGTAAAGCTGAGCTTATAATTGCAATGACATATAATAATCTAAATGCACCTATTACAGTTAATGGTTTTAAAGATAAAGAAATGATACATTTAGCTTTTATTGCAAAAGAAAAAGGTCATAATATAACACTTATTATTGAAGGTATAAATGAGCTTGAAACAATAATAGAAGTACAAAAGCAAACTTCTTTATCTTCACCAAATATTGGACTAAGAGTTAGACTTCACAGTGGAGGTAGTGGTATTTGGGCAAAAAGTGGTGGAATAAATTCTAAATTTGGATTAACATCAACAGAAATACTTGAAGCTTATGAAATGATAAAAGAACATGATATGATTAATTATTTAACTATGATTCATTTTCATATTGGTTCTGCTATGAACTCTATAAAACCTTTAAAAAAAGCTCTTCGAGAATCTGGACATATTTATGCAGAACTTAAAAATCTAGGTGCTAATAATCTTAATGCTATAAATATTGGTGGTGGATTAGCTGTTGAATATAGCGCATACGAAAGAAGTAGATTTTATTCACTTCAAGAGTTCGCAAGTGATGTAATATTTACATTAAAAGATATTGCAAAACAAAAAGGCGTTGAAGAGCCAAATATTTTCACAGAATCTGGGAGATTTATATCAGCTTCTTCAAGTGTTTTAATTACACCTGTACTTGAACTTTTTTCATCTGAATATGAACTTGAACATTTAAATTTAAAAGAAAAAAATCCTCCATTAATTGAAGAACTAAATGCACTTTATACAGATATGGCAAAAAGAACATCTTATGAATATATGCATGATGCTATTGATTATATGGAATCATTATTAACACTATTTGATTTAGGTTATATTGATTTACAAGATAGATCAAATGCTGAGATATTAACTCATCAAATTATAAAACAAGCTATTAATAAACTTGAAGTTGAAGACTATGAAGAGTTAAAAAAACTTGATGAAAATATACAAGAAAAATATTTATTAAATTTTTCTATGTTTCAATCATTACCTGATTATTGGGGAATAAATCAAGAATTTCCTATAATGCCTCTAACACATTTGGATAAGAAACCAACAAGAAGTGCTTCATTATGGGATATTACTTGCGATAGTGATGGAGAGTTACCATTTGATTCTAAGAAACCTTTATATTTACATGATGTAGATTTAAATAAAGAAGATTATTTTATAGGATTTTTTAATGTTGGTGCATATCAAGATACTTTAGGTATGAGACATAATTTATTTTCACATCCAACTGAAGTAAATGTTATTTTTAAAAATGGTCAAATCGTACTTGATAAAATTAATGAATCACAAACAATTATTGATATACTTGAAGATATTGATTAT
- a CDS encoding UbiX family flavin prenyltransferase codes for MKITVAISGASGASLGLNFVKKIPSNIEVYLVLSKSAKIALKLENGITVKDTFKEYKNVKIFQDSNISAPIASGSFKVDKMIIIPCSMNTLAKCSVGISDSLITRAFTVMLKENRCIILAPREMPFNSIALENMLKLSKLGVTIAPPILGYYSKQQTLEEMENFLIGKWFDLLKIDNNLYKRWE; via the coding sequence GTGAAAATTACAGTTGCGATATCAGGTGCCAGTGGTGCTAGTTTAGGACTTAATTTTGTTAAAAAAATCCCCTCAAATATTGAAGTTTATTTAGTACTTTCTAAGAGTGCAAAAATTGCATTAAAATTAGAAAATGGAATTACAGTAAAAGATACATTTAAAGAATATAAAAATGTAAAAATATTTCAAGATTCTAATATAAGTGCTCCCATTGCATCCGGTTCATTTAAAGTAGATAAAATGATTATTATTCCATGTTCTATGAATACTCTTGCAAAATGTTCTGTCGGAATTTCAGATTCTTTAATTACAAGAGCTTTTACAGTTATGTTAAAAGAAAACAGATGTATAATTCTAGCGCCAAGAGAAATGCCTTTTAATTCAATTGCATTAGAAAATATGCTAAAATTATCAAAATTAGGAGTAACCATTGCACCTCCGATTCTTGGATACTATTCAAAACAACAAACATTAGAAGAAATGGAAAATTTCTTAATCGGCAAATGGTTCGATTTACTAAAAATTGATAATAACTTATATAAAAGATGGGAATAA
- a CDS encoding recombinase family protein, producing MLNVFTYIRINKNNEKYTQDQKNILNNYVKEHNIDVYKNIEIDISMPKDEKNILELLRNCEKNSTIIVYDLNVFGRTIERILEITKFLLSNKIRILVINQNLELVDDKDMLTQMILGMISMTISLEKDLMSLRTKEALTAKKLSGVSLGKPVGTIQKSKFDKQRDKIEELLSVGLSVRKIAKLLGYNNHIGLNNYVKKRNIRQNLANNIDVLS from the coding sequence ATGTTAAATGTTTTTACATATATTAGAATAAATAAAAATAATGAAAAATATACACAGGATCAAAAAAACATATTAAATAATTATGTAAAAGAACATAATATTGATGTTTATAAAAATATAGAGATAGATATAAGTATGCCAAAGGATGAAAAAAATATATTAGAATTACTTAGAAATTGTGAAAAAAATTCTACTATTATAGTATATGACTTAAATGTTTTTGGAAGAACAATTGAAAGGATTTTAGAGATTACAAAGTTTCTTTTATCAAATAAAATTAGAATACTAGTTATTAATCAAAATCTTGAATTAGTTGATGATAAAGATATGTTAACTCAAATGATTTTAGGAATGATATCTATGACAATTAGTTTAGAAAAAGATCTTATGAGTTTGAGAACCAAAGAAGCATTAACAGCAAAAAAACTATCAGGTGTTAGCTTAGGTAAACCAGTTGGTACAATTCAAAAATCTAAATTTGATAAACAAAGAGACAAGATAGAAGAGTTACTCTCAGTTGGTCTTTCTGTAAGAAAAATAGCTAAACTTCTAGGATATAATAATCACATTGGCTTAAATAATTATGTAAAAAAAAGAAATATTAGACAAAACTTAGCTAATAATATTGACGTTCTTAGTTAA
- the hisS gene encoding histidine--tRNA ligase: MSKQENKATIQSLRGMKDIVNDESTLFTYFVDNASAIAKRYGFSYMETPILEETALFKRSVGESSDIVNKEMYNFTDKGGHEVCLRPEGTAGVVRHFVEKKLDRAGGTQRWYYYGPMFRYERPQKGRLREFHQFGCEVFGVDSVYEDANIIMMIKDILDFFEIGFKLQLNSLGDMNCMPQYKEKLIEHLNGFKDELCEDCQKRILTNPIRVLDCKIESCQAKLVDAPKITHNLCESCNTDFEKLKEILDFNDVEYEVDTNLVRGLDYYSKTAFEFVSNDIGAQSAIAGGGRYDRLVEFLGGRPTAGIGFAIGIERLLELVKMKESKKDIIYIGALDEASLNTVLKVANTKRKTTKTIIEYTPRGFGKHFKLAEKTGANIVALIGEKELNEKSIYIKNIDTREEKTIKIEEF; this comes from the coding sequence ATGAGTAAACAAGAGAATAAAGCAACAATTCAAAGCCTAAGAGGGATGAAAGATATAGTAAATGATGAAAGTACACTATTTACATATTTTGTAGATAATGCATCTGCTATTGCTAAAAGATATGGATTTTCATATATGGAAACACCTATTTTAGAAGAAACTGCTTTATTTAAAAGATCAGTTGGTGAGAGTTCTGATATTGTAAACAAAGAAATGTACAACTTTACAGATAAGGGTGGTCATGAAGTTTGTTTAAGACCAGAAGGAACAGCAGGAGTTGTAAGACACTTTGTTGAAAAAAAACTAGATCGTGCTGGTGGAACTCAAAGATGGTACTATTATGGACCAATGTTTAGATATGAAAGACCTCAAAAAGGACGCTTAAGAGAGTTTCACCAATTTGGTTGTGAAGTATTTGGAGTAGATTCTGTTTATGAAGATGCCAATATTATAATGATGATAAAAGATATTTTAGACTTCTTTGAAATTGGTTTTAAATTACAGTTAAACTCTTTGGGTGATATGAATTGTATGCCTCAATATAAAGAGAAACTTATAGAACACTTAAATGGTTTTAAAGATGAACTTTGTGAAGATTGTCAAAAAAGAATTCTTACAAATCCGATTAGAGTATTAGATTGTAAAATTGAATCATGTCAAGCAAAACTAGTAGATGCTCCAAAAATTACTCATAATTTATGTGAATCTTGTAATACTGATTTTGAAAAATTAAAAGAAATATTAGACTTTAATGATGTTGAATATGAAGTTGACACTAATTTAGTTAGAGGATTGGACTATTATTCAAAAACAGCTTTTGAATTTGTATCAAATGATATTGGTGCGCAAAGTGCAATAGCAGGTGGTGGAAGATACGATAGATTAGTTGAATTTCTAGGAGGTCGTCCTACTGCTGGTATTGGTTTTGCTATTGGAATTGAAAGATTATTAGAACTTGTTAAAATGAAAGAGAGTAAAAAAGATATTATTTATATTGGTGCTTTAGATGAAGCTTCTTTAAATACTGTTTTAAAAGTTGCAAATACAAAAAGAAAAACAACTAAAACAATTATAGAATATACTCCAAGAGGTTTCGGAAAGCATTTTAAACTTGCTGAAAAAACAGGAGCAAATATAGTTGCATTAATTGGTGAAAAAGAACTAAATGAAAAAAGTATCTATATTAAAAACATAGATACAAGAGAAGAAAAAACTATAAAGATAGAGGAATTCTAA